The following coding sequences lie in one Filimonas effusa genomic window:
- a CDS encoding acyltransferase family protein: MNNRYYSLDVFRGATVALMILVNNPGSWSHIYPPLEHAFWHGCTPTDLVFPFFLFAVGNALSFVMPRFRESGTSFFLKKVFKRSAIIFSIGLLLNWSPFLQWSGDQLVGKSWETVRIMGVLQRIALCYLVAALIVYWKKPKGAFTIACIILLLYWLICLCLGAPAAPFSLEGYYGTPLDLRIIGYNHIYKGEGIPFDPEGLASTPTAIVQVISGFLVGQYIRQKGKTFKMLTKLAIAAIALTFTGYCWDMLFPINKKIWTSSYVLYTSGLAIFTLVLLIYLIEFQNIRARWMRFFDVFGKNPLFIFVLAGLLPRLLALIRIKDHMSPAGKQLYISPLGWIYQYICKPISSDLRNGSLLYALIIILFYWLIAFILDKRKIYIKV, from the coding sequence ATGAACAATCGTTATTATTCTCTCGATGTATTTCGGGGAGCTACCGTAGCCCTGATGATTCTTGTCAATAACCCTGGCTCCTGGAGCCACATTTATCCACCTCTTGAACACGCATTTTGGCATGGATGTACCCCGACCGACCTGGTTTTCCCCTTTTTTCTGTTTGCAGTGGGAAACGCTTTATCTTTCGTCATGCCTCGTTTTAGAGAATCTGGCACCTCTTTTTTCCTGAAAAAGGTATTCAAACGATCTGCGATCATCTTCTCCATAGGACTTTTGCTCAACTGGAGCCCTTTTTTACAATGGAGTGGAGATCAACTGGTAGGTAAATCCTGGGAAACCGTTCGCATTATGGGCGTCTTGCAACGAATAGCATTGTGCTACCTCGTTGCAGCATTGATCGTCTATTGGAAAAAGCCTAAAGGAGCTTTCACAATAGCCTGTATTATACTATTATTGTACTGGCTTATATGCCTGTGCCTGGGCGCTCCAGCCGCCCCGTTTAGCCTCGAAGGATATTATGGCACCCCATTAGATCTTCGTATTATAGGCTATAACCACATTTACAAAGGCGAGGGTATTCCTTTTGATCCCGAAGGACTAGCCAGCACACCCACCGCAATCGTTCAAGTCATCTCCGGATTTCTGGTAGGCCAATATATCCGGCAAAAAGGTAAAACTTTTAAAATGCTGACAAAACTCGCGATAGCTGCCATCGCCCTCACTTTTACAGGCTACTGCTGGGACATGCTATTCCCTATTAATAAGAAGATCTGGACTAGCAGTTATGTACTTTACACCAGCGGTTTAGCCATTTTTACCTTGGTGCTCCTGATTTATCTTATTGAATTTCAAAATATCAGAGCACGATGGATGCGTTTTTTTGACGTATTTGGCAAAAACCCATTGTTCATATTCGTCCTTGCAGGCCTCCTACCGCGATTGTTGGCACTCATCAGAATAAAAGACCATATGTCTCCGGCAGGAAAACAACTTTACATATCCCCGTTAGGATGGATATATCAGTACATCTGTAAACCCATCTCTTCTGACCTTAGAAACGGATCTCTGCTATATGCACTGATTATTATTCTTTTTTATTGGCTGATCGCATTCATCTTGGACAAACGAAAAATATATATAAAAGTATAG
- a CDS encoding nucleotidyltransferase family protein — protein MMMKAMIFAAGLGTRLKPWTDKHPKALAVVNGKTLLQRNIEYLQRAGIYDVIVNVHHFADQVISDIERFDGWGSRITISNETDAVLETGGGLKKAAWYFEGEEDFVVMNADILTDMDLAAMIRQHLSGEALATLATSDRTSSRYFLFNEGGLLCGWENVKTGEQKIVRDERPLHQQAFSGVHVIDTAIFPLMVQEGKFSMVDVYLTVALLNSVQAFNHTGATFIDVGKPESLEKAEALFP, from the coding sequence ATGATGATGAAGGCGATGATTTTTGCGGCTGGCCTGGGTACACGTTTGAAGCCCTGGACGGATAAACATCCAAAGGCTTTGGCGGTAGTAAACGGGAAAACATTGCTGCAACGCAATATTGAATATTTACAGCGGGCTGGTATTTATGATGTGATAGTGAATGTTCATCATTTTGCTGACCAGGTTATTTCAGATATAGAGCGGTTTGATGGGTGGGGTAGTCGTATTACGATTTCCAATGAAACGGATGCGGTGCTTGAAACGGGTGGTGGATTGAAGAAGGCGGCGTGGTATTTCGAGGGGGAGGAAGATTTTGTGGTGATGAATGCGGACATTCTTACGGACATGGACTTAGCTGCCATGATAAGGCAGCACTTATCGGGGGAGGCTTTGGCTACTTTGGCTACGAGTGATCGTACGAGTTCGCGTTATTTTCTATTTAACGAGGGAGGGCTGTTGTGCGGGTGGGAGAATGTGAAAACGGGGGAGCAGAAGATTGTACGTGATGAACGGCCATTACATCAGCAGGCGTTTAGTGGTGTTCATGTTATTGATACGGCTATTTTTCCTTTGATGGTTCAAGAGGGGAAATTCTCAATGGTGGATGTATATTTAACCGTCGCGTTATTAAATAGCGTACAGGCTTTTAATCATACCGGGGCTACTTTTATAGATGTTGGGAAGCCGGAAAGCCTTGAAAAAGCAGAAGCGCTTTTTCCCTGA
- a CDS encoding right-handed parallel beta-helix repeat-containing protein: MRRFLAFLLFPVFAMAQQKPVKAVRQAGITVQVATIEEMELFNDSSVQLLITDPARGGLFHYSEDSLTDGGLRFAATGVGHGSWQRLYDQSVALNVKWFGAKGDGKFNDFQALQKAINIAAAAQMPLLLPSGKYYIPASAALNLPSNTHIKGAGVTFSSIMTDSVFHNGAAALLKTTGDNIVLEDITFSGGRPKAVNSKSIREAGRYAILNISFDSKPSSNITIQRCHFMDAFGRGISYRAVNISIRDCSFKRIGRYDINFARLDGAICNFGRTGCEDVVIERNRFEFVGTHCVASFKTEGLKIRDNYLDQISGIGLANQQCSNVEVSGNTFNNTGDNGVDFQRCERIVINNNYFNNAGDKNAGDAGSAAAVFVGDDYGLAGSSSTIISNNFITGTFNYKNKNSKSAFQNCGFYIIDANHVKITNNIIRYIGAVPSDTSSIVLEDGNGIMIVNTKRGSGTDIVIEGNTLSHLKANGIYVNGQSRELKIKNNYIDKFGSNGILLSAIGTNLFSQVEGNTIVDGMNFFHHNVAADIYVEAANAWITNFNLSRNQLRNDSRGSYSSRNDTVFTTHGIYFNAQGFGKFNNLLVSDNQMNGHLIDEIGFSDNISEYSVTKENYFPLVSFKNNFSGSTDDQPDIIIPGLNQPVKPKIITESYGVEPPAYGNYSAGSTIKNIFPENDVYGWVAANSGFAASLKWKAGVHYTPGQTVYVNDQVFRCKIGGTSGKNAPAPQDALIADGQVKWQAMGNRVIFKKVLLREMR; encoded by the coding sequence ATGAGGAGATTTTTAGCATTCTTATTATTTCCTGTTTTTGCAATGGCGCAACAAAAGCCTGTAAAAGCAGTTCGCCAGGCAGGCATTACGGTTCAGGTAGCTACGATAGAGGAAATGGAATTGTTCAACGATTCTTCTGTGCAGTTGCTTATCACTGATCCTGCGCGCGGAGGATTGTTCCATTATTCTGAGGACAGCCTAACTGATGGCGGACTTCGTTTTGCTGCAACGGGCGTAGGCCATGGCAGCTGGCAACGTTTATATGATCAGTCTGTTGCTTTGAATGTAAAGTGGTTTGGTGCAAAGGGAGATGGTAAGTTTAATGATTTTCAGGCATTGCAGAAGGCAATTAATATTGCGGCGGCTGCGCAGATGCCGTTGTTGTTGCCTTCGGGTAAATATTATATCCCGGCATCAGCTGCATTGAACCTGCCTTCGAATACGCATATAAAAGGAGCGGGCGTTACCTTCAGTTCTATCATGACCGATTCTGTTTTTCATAATGGCGCGGCGGCGTTGTTGAAAACAACGGGTGATAATATTGTACTTGAAGACATCACTTTTTCGGGTGGCAGGCCTAAGGCTGTCAATAGTAAGTCGATTCGTGAGGCGGGGCGTTATGCTATCCTTAATATCAGTTTCGACAGCAAGCCTTCTTCGAATATAACTATTCAGCGTTGTCATTTTATGGATGCGTTTGGAAGAGGTATCAGTTACCGTGCGGTGAATATTTCCATCAGGGATTGTTCTTTCAAACGTATAGGCAGGTATGATATTAATTTTGCCAGGCTTGACGGCGCTATCTGCAACTTTGGCCGTACGGGGTGTGAAGATGTTGTGATAGAACGCAACCGGTTTGAATTTGTAGGGACACATTGTGTGGCTTCTTTTAAAACAGAAGGACTTAAGATAAGGGATAACTATCTGGATCAGATCTCGGGGATTGGTCTTGCCAACCAACAATGCAGCAATGTAGAGGTTTCGGGTAATACTTTCAATAATACAGGAGACAATGGTGTTGACTTTCAGCGTTGCGAACGTATTGTTATCAATAACAACTATTTCAATAATGCGGGTGATAAGAATGCCGGTGATGCAGGTTCTGCTGCTGCGGTATTTGTAGGTGATGATTATGGTTTGGCCGGCTCAAGCAGTACCATCATCAGTAACAATTTTATCACCGGGACTTTCAATTATAAAAATAAAAACAGTAAGAGCGCTTTCCAGAACTGTGGTTTTTATATCATCGATGCCAACCATGTTAAGATCACCAATAATATTATCCGTTATATAGGCGCTGTGCCTTCCGACACTAGTTCCATTGTGCTGGAGGATGGTAACGGGATCATGATCGTTAATACCAAGCGTGGTTCGGGTACTGATATTGTTATAGAAGGCAATACGCTTAGTCATTTGAAGGCAAACGGCATTTATGTAAACGGGCAATCGCGTGAGCTGAAGATCAAAAACAACTATATAGATAAGTTTGGTTCGAATGGCATTTTGTTAAGTGCCATAGGAACTAATTTATTCAGCCAGGTAGAAGGTAATACTATTGTTGACGGGATGAACTTCTTTCATCATAATGTGGCGGCAGATATTTATGTTGAGGCTGCCAATGCGTGGATCACTAATTTCAATCTTTCGAGGAACCAACTGCGTAACGACAGCCGTGGCTCGTACAGTTCGCGTAATGATACTGTGTTTACGACGCACGGTATTTATTTCAATGCGCAGGGCTTTGGAAAGTTCAATAACCTGCTGGTATCGGACAACCAGATGAACGGGCATTTGATAGATGAGATTGGTTTCTCGGATAATATTTCGGAGTATAGCGTTACCAAGGAAAACTATTTTCCGCTGGTAAGTTTCAAGAATAACTTTTCAGGCAGTACAGATGATCAGCCGGATATCATTATCCCCGGATTGAACCAGCCTGTTAAGCCAAAGATCATTACGGAAAGCTATGGGGTGGAGCCGCCGGCATATGGCAATTATTCTGCGGGGTCGACCATTAAGAACATTTTTCCTGAAAATGATGTTTATGGTTGGGTTGCGGCCAATTCGGGCTTCGCGGCATCGCTGAAATGGAAGGCGGGCGTACATTATACTCCGGGACAAACGGTATATGTAAATGACCAGGTATTCCGCTGTAAGATAGGTGGCACCAGTGGTAAAAATGCTCCTGCGCCGCAGGATGCGCTGATTGCCGACGGGCAGGTGAAATGGCAGGCGATGGGTAACCGGGTGATCTTTAAAAAGGTGCTGCTCAGGGAGATGCGTTAG
- a CDS encoding MraY family glycosyltransferase, with protein sequence MEQLIIGGVISFLVTFYGIPVVIQVASEKKLFDVPDARKVHKAPIPSLGGLAMFSGFLIALLLTVNIAGNTSFQYYVASFLIIFLLGMKDDIIIITPIKKFVGQAIVAGLLATKGSLLITSMHGFLGINHLDPTASYFLTFFTVIGVINAFNLIDGIDGLAGSLGLITSAVFGTYFFINGDLTHALLGFTFAGALAAFLIYNFNPAKIFMGDTGSMLLGLVNVILVIRFIEMGPVFTAHPVSASPAIGFGILLLPIMDTLRVFGIRILHRRSPFSPDKNHLHHILLEKGMSHKAISLSIAGASILPITFCFLFQSLGNTAIVTGLIAFFFAGIYLLKSVKVRTQQLHVVKDEDEEWNDLAMQEEHLAASSVKLVPFYQKKGAKKAVAAGEDEP encoded by the coding sequence ATGGAGCAGCTAATTATTGGGGGCGTTATTTCTTTCTTGGTCACTTTCTATGGAATACCTGTTGTTATACAAGTAGCTTCTGAAAAAAAATTATTTGACGTACCCGATGCACGTAAAGTGCATAAGGCTCCCATACCATCTTTAGGCGGCTTAGCCATGTTTTCTGGCTTTCTTATTGCCCTTCTATTAACTGTAAACATTGCAGGCAATACTAGTTTCCAGTATTATGTAGCCTCATTTTTAATCATCTTCCTCCTTGGAATGAAAGATGATATTATTATCATAACTCCTATTAAAAAGTTTGTTGGTCAGGCCATCGTAGCAGGCTTATTAGCAACAAAAGGCAGCTTGCTAATAACAAGCATGCATGGCTTTCTGGGAATCAATCACCTAGATCCAACAGCCAGCTACTTCCTTACATTCTTTACCGTAATCGGAGTAATTAATGCCTTTAATCTAATTGATGGCATCGACGGCCTGGCAGGTAGCCTTGGCCTGATAACTTCCGCAGTATTCGGAACCTATTTCTTTATCAACGGCGACCTTACACACGCTTTACTGGGCTTCACCTTTGCCGGCGCATTGGCAGCCTTCCTGATCTACAATTTCAATCCAGCTAAAATATTCATGGGCGACACCGGCTCTATGCTATTGGGTCTCGTAAATGTAATTCTCGTTATACGCTTCATAGAAATGGGCCCGGTATTTACAGCCCACCCCGTTTCCGCATCTCCTGCAATAGGCTTTGGCATATTGCTACTGCCGATTATGGACACCTTACGCGTATTTGGTATACGTATTTTACATCGCAGATCGCCATTTTCACCTGATAAAAACCACCTTCACCACATCCTCCTTGAAAAGGGAATGTCGCATAAGGCAATCAGCCTGTCCATAGCAGGAGCAAGCATTTTACCTATCACATTCTGCTTCTTGTTCCAAAGCTTGGGAAATACTGCTATTGTAACAGGTCTGATAGCATTCTTCTTCGCTGGCATCTATCTTCTGAAATCCGTGAAAGTCAGAACTCAGCAACTCCATGTTGTAAAAGATGAGGATGAAGAATGGAATGATTTGGCGATGCAGGAAGAACATCTGGCAGCCTCCTCTGTTAAATTGGTTCCATTTTATCAGAAGAAAGGAGCCAAAAAAGCCGTAGCTGCAGGTGAAGATGAACCATAA
- the ruvB gene encoding Holliday junction branch migration DNA helicase RuvB produces MSNPSLQSEKGSLSAAEKEFENNIRPKDIEQFSGQPQIIENLIIFIKAAKLRGEALDHILFHGPPGLGKTTLSRIVANEMGVNIKETSGPVIEKPGDLAGLLTSLEENDVLFIDEIHRLSTVVEEYLYAAMEDFRIDIMIDSGPNARSIQLSLKPFTLVGATTRSGLLTAPLLSRFGIKSRLEYYHTETLKKIIERSATILGTSISPEAAFEIGRRSRGTPRIANGLLRRVRDFAQVLNDGQIDIGITQHGLKALNVDEHGLDEMDNRILSTIIEKFKGGPVGITTIATAVGEEPGTLEEVYEPFLIQEGFIQRTPRGREVTHKAYEHLGKKPFTSGPQQGLF; encoded by the coding sequence ATGTCGAATCCCAGTTTACAGTCGGAGAAGGGGTCGCTGAGCGCGGCAGAGAAGGAGTTTGAAAATAACATCCGCCCAAAGGATATTGAACAGTTCTCAGGACAACCCCAGATCATTGAAAACCTCATCATTTTCATCAAAGCTGCCAAACTGCGTGGTGAAGCATTGGATCACATCCTTTTCCACGGCCCTCCCGGCCTGGGTAAAACCACTCTAAGCCGTATCGTAGCCAATGAAATGGGCGTTAACATCAAAGAAACCTCAGGCCCGGTAATAGAAAAACCCGGCGACCTCGCAGGCCTGTTAACTTCCCTCGAAGAAAATGACGTATTATTTATCGACGAAATTCATCGCCTCAGCACAGTAGTAGAAGAATACCTCTACGCCGCCATGGAAGATTTCCGCATCGATATTATGATCGATAGCGGCCCCAACGCCCGTAGTATCCAGCTTAGCTTAAAACCCTTTACCCTGGTAGGCGCCACCACCCGCAGCGGCTTGCTTACCGCACCTTTATTGTCAAGGTTCGGCATCAAGTCAAGGCTCGAATATTACCATACCGAAACACTCAAAAAGATCATCGAACGCAGCGCAACCATCCTGGGAACAAGCATTTCCCCCGAAGCCGCATTTGAAATAGGACGCCGCAGCCGCGGCACACCACGTATCGCCAACGGCCTGTTACGCCGCGTACGCGACTTCGCACAGGTGTTAAACGACGGACAAATAGACATCGGTATCACCCAGCACGGCCTCAAAGCCTTGAACGTCGATGAACACGGTCTCGATGAAATGGATAACCGCATCCTCAGCACCATCATAGAAAAGTTCAAAGGCGGCCCCGTAGGCATCACCACCATCGCCACAGCAGTAGGCGAAGAACCCGGAACCCTGGAAGAAGTTTACGAACCCTTCCTCATCCAGGAAGGCTTTATCCAACGCACTCCCAGAGGCCGCGAAGTAACACATAAGGCCTACGAACATTTAGGAAAGAAACCCTTCACCAGCGGCCCGCAACAAGGCCTGTTCTAA
- a CDS encoding response regulator transcription factor translates to MEGKNYKILLCEDDQNLGMVLKNYLELNDYDVTLERDGRLGLAAFQREKYDICLLDVMMPNMDGFTLAEEIRDIDPEVPLFFLSAKTMKEDIIQGYKLGADDYITKPFDSEVLLLKIKAILKRNEESVKENENIEFDLGRYHFNPKLRELIHDGKTQTLSPKENELLKMLAEHKNDLLPRERALKKIWGSDTYFNGRSMDVYIAKLRKYLKDDTNIEIVNIHGNGFRLVAP, encoded by the coding sequence ATGGAAGGAAAGAATTACAAGATATTACTATGTGAAGATGATCAGAATTTGGGAATGGTGCTGAAGAATTACCTGGAGTTGAATGATTATGATGTAACCCTGGAACGTGATGGCAGGCTGGGGCTGGCTGCTTTTCAGCGCGAAAAGTATGATATATGCCTGCTGGACGTAATGATGCCCAATATGGATGGCTTTACGCTTGCCGAAGAGATCAGGGATATAGATCCTGAGGTGCCTTTGTTCTTCCTTAGTGCAAAAACCATGAAGGAAGACATTATACAGGGTTATAAGCTGGGGGCTGACGACTATATCACCAAGCCTTTCGACAGTGAGGTGTTGCTGTTGAAAATAAAAGCGATCCTGAAAAGGAATGAAGAGAGTGTGAAAGAAAATGAGAATATCGAGTTTGATTTAGGCCGCTATCATTTCAATCCCAAGCTGCGTGAGCTGATCCACGATGGCAAGACACAGACTTTGTCTCCTAAAGAGAATGAGCTGTTGAAGATGCTGGCGGAACATAAGAACGATCTGTTACCCAGGGAACGTGCCTTGAAAAAGATCTGGGGCAGTGATACTTATTTCAATGGTCGTAGCATGGACGTTTATATTGCCAAGTTGCGCAAGTACCTGAAAGATGATACCAATATCGAGATTGTAAATATCCACGGTAATGGATTCAGGCTGGTAGCGCCGTAG
- a CDS encoding RapZ C-terminal domain-containing protein: MEQVVAAIGELFQSFSEKPADRIEKLPQSGSDRIYFRIYAGEGTFIATYNLNIRENETFINFSRHFLDAGLPVPGIYACNEAATIYIQQDLGTASLLNMLEENGHQAYAYGLFQKSLKQLARLQILGHEGMNYDWCLTAHEFGKQAILSDLLYCKYYFLDTLKLPYDKQAMLDDFDALSTYLTKTEYKYFMFRDFQSRNIIINDDEVFFIDYQGGMQGALQYDVASLLWQAKAELSDEWKNSLLEYYMDEIDGLLQKPVDRELFVSQYNGYVLIRLLQVLGAYGFRGLFERKAHFLASIPLALRNLKWFVENKRIGIALPEFDKVLRIIVQDEVIERFEPPVADENTPLVVTISSFSYKCGIPVDESGNGGGFVFDCRGILNPGRFDEYKKLSGQDKPVQDFLEQRTKMNEFLNSVYDIVDISVEDYIKRGFGSLMINFGCTGGQHRSVYSAEQVARHLRNKYKVKVVLEHTNCENWVR; this comes from the coding sequence ATGGAACAAGTGGTGGCAGCTATCGGGGAACTTTTTCAGTCTTTTTCCGAAAAGCCAGCTGACAGAATAGAGAAGCTGCCCCAGTCGGGCAGTGACAGGATCTATTTTCGTATATATGCGGGTGAGGGCACTTTTATTGCTACCTATAATCTCAATATCAGGGAGAACGAAACTTTTATAAATTTCAGCAGACATTTTCTTGATGCGGGTTTGCCGGTGCCTGGCATTTATGCCTGTAATGAAGCTGCTACTATTTATATACAGCAGGATCTGGGGACGGCTTCACTGTTGAATATGCTGGAGGAGAACGGGCACCAGGCGTATGCTTATGGCCTTTTTCAAAAGAGTTTGAAGCAGCTGGCGCGTTTGCAGATCCTGGGGCATGAGGGCATGAACTATGACTGGTGTTTGACTGCGCATGAATTTGGGAAGCAGGCTATTTTGAGCGATCTGCTTTATTGTAAATATTATTTTCTTGATACGCTGAAGCTGCCTTATGATAAGCAGGCTATGCTTGACGATTTTGATGCGCTCAGTACTTATCTTACTAAAACGGAGTATAAGTATTTTATGTTCCGGGATTTTCAGAGCAGGAATATCATCATTAATGATGATGAGGTTTTCTTTATAGATTACCAGGGTGGGATGCAGGGTGCGTTACAATATGATGTTGCGTCGTTATTATGGCAGGCTAAGGCAGAGTTGAGCGATGAGTGGAAGAACAGCCTGCTGGAGTATTATATGGATGAGATTGATGGATTGCTTCAGAAGCCGGTGGACAGGGAGTTGTTTGTGAGTCAGTATAACGGGTATGTTCTTATACGTTTACTGCAGGTGCTTGGTGCTTATGGTTTCCGCGGGTTGTTTGAGCGCAAGGCGCATTTCCTGGCAAGTATTCCTTTGGCGTTGCGGAATCTTAAGTGGTTTGTTGAGAATAAGCGTATAGGGATTGCGTTGCCGGAGTTTGATAAGGTGCTACGGATTATTGTGCAGGATGAGGTAATAGAAAGATTTGAGCCTCCGGTTGCGGATGAAAATACGCCGTTGGTGGTAACTATCAGCAGCTTTTCTTATAAGTGTGGGATCCCGGTTGACGAGAGTGGCAATGGTGGCGGGTTTGTATTTGATTGCAGGGGAATATTGAATCCCGGGCGTTTTGATGAATATAAGAAGTTAAGCGGACAGGATAAGCCTGTGCAGGATTTCCTGGAGCAGCGAACCAAGATGAACGAATTTTTGAATAGTGTTTATGATATCGTGGATATAAGTGTGGAGGATTATATCAAGCGTGGTTTTGGGAGTTTGATGATCAATTTCGGATGTACCGGTGGGCAGCACCGGAGTGTTTATTCTGCGGAGCAGGTAGCGCGGCATTTGAGGAATAAGTATAAGGTGAAGGTGGTGTTGGAGCATACGAATTGTGAGAATTGGGTGAGGTAG